In the genome of Flaviflexus ciconiae, one region contains:
- the serA gene encoding phosphoglycerate dehydrogenase: MTRALLLENPHSNADAAFARAGIEVIRHRGALDEDDLISALDDIDILGIRSKTEVTRKVIEARPDLLAIGTFSIGTNQIDLEAATNKGVAVFNAPYSNTRSVVELAIGEIISLSRRLPVQNDALHKGIWEKSAAGSHEVRGRTLGIIGFGNIGMQLSVVAEALGMRVVFYDTAEKLVIGNARRMNSLEELLEVADVVTIHVDGRASNKNFFGEEQFKLMKPGAIFLNLSRGFIVDIDALAARVKDGSIAGAGVDVFPTEPRGNGDPFDSVLTGLDNVILTPHVGGSTEEAQRAIGLFVSEKLVSYFRKGATDMSINMPQIVDSPALSSRYRIAWVHSNMPGALAKVNQVFAESGANIDAQQLATQGQIGYMVTDIASNIPEDAVAALAKSPETIRLRVLSRD; the protein is encoded by the coding sequence ATGACTCGTGCCCTGCTTCTTGAGAATCCGCACTCGAACGCTGACGCCGCCTTTGCTCGCGCCGGCATCGAGGTCATCCGCCACCGCGGCGCCCTCGACGAAGACGATCTCATTTCGGCCCTCGACGATATCGACATCCTCGGTATCCGATCTAAGACGGAGGTCACCCGGAAAGTCATCGAGGCCCGCCCCGACCTCCTGGCTATCGGCACGTTCTCGATCGGCACCAACCAGATTGACCTGGAAGCCGCCACGAACAAGGGCGTGGCCGTATTCAACGCCCCGTACTCCAACACCCGCTCCGTCGTGGAACTCGCCATTGGCGAGATCATCTCCCTGTCGCGACGTCTGCCGGTGCAGAACGACGCGCTCCACAAGGGCATTTGGGAGAAGTCGGCGGCCGGCTCCCACGAGGTCCGCGGCCGCACCCTCGGCATCATCGGATTCGGCAACATCGGCATGCAGCTATCGGTTGTTGCCGAAGCACTAGGCATGAGGGTCGTGTTCTACGACACGGCCGAGAAACTCGTGATCGGTAACGCCCGCCGCATGAACTCCCTCGAGGAGCTCCTCGAGGTCGCGGACGTCGTCACCATCCACGTCGATGGTCGCGCCTCCAACAAAAACTTCTTTGGCGAGGAGCAGTTTAAGTTGATGAAGCCGGGCGCTATCTTCCTCAACCTGTCCCGCGGCTTCATTGTCGACATTGATGCACTCGCTGCTCGCGTGAAGGATGGTTCGATCGCCGGAGCCGGCGTCGACGTCTTCCCGACCGAACCCCGCGGGAACGGAGACCCATTCGATTCGGTCCTCACGGGCCTCGACAACGTTATTCTTACGCCCCATGTCGGTGGCTCCACCGAAGAAGCCCAGCGGGCCATCGGCCTGTTCGTGTCGGAGAAGCTCGTGAGCTACTTCCGCAAGGGCGCCACCGACATGTCGATCAACATGCCGCAAATCGTCGATTCGCCTGCGCTGTCGTCCCGCTACCGGATAGCCTGGGTGCACTCGAATATGCCGGGCGCCCTCGCCAAGGTCAACCAGGTATTCGCAGAGTCCGGTGCCAACATCGACGCCCAGCAGCTCGCCACCCAGGGCCAGATTGGTTACATGGTGA
- a CDS encoding DUF3151 domain-containing protein translates to MHISIGPESTYLPEDPEVDSLIASQDPETVARIRPDSPLAWAVLAQDAWDHGDELESYAFARVGYHRGLDLLRRNGWKGKGPVPYSHEPNRGFLQALYCLGRAAEAIGETDEVTRISEFLDDCDPSARAQLEK, encoded by the coding sequence ATGCATATCTCTATCGGCCCAGAATCGACCTACCTTCCCGAAGACCCCGAGGTCGACTCCCTGATCGCCTCCCAGGATCCGGAGACCGTAGCCCGCATCCGTCCCGACTCCCCGCTTGCGTGGGCAGTATTGGCGCAGGACGCCTGGGACCACGGAGACGAACTCGAGTCGTATGCCTTCGCCCGCGTCGGCTACCACCGCGGCCTCGACCTGCTCCGTCGCAATGGCTGGAAAGGCAAGGGCCCCGTCCCCTACTCCCACGAGCCCAACCGCGGTTTCCTCCAGGCACTCTATTGCCTGGGCCGCGCCGCCGAGGCCATTGGAGAAACCGACGAGGTTACGAGGATCTCCGAGTTCCTCGACGATTGCGATCCTTCCGCCCGCGCCCAGCTCGAGAAGTAG
- a CDS encoding HelD family protein, with amino-acid sequence MDALSEEQGYVDQAYARLDSLAAGYSRKLTEIRAQGGRGNPEELFQRDSFAADYEDHLARLSHVEHQLVLGRLDAETGEVEHIGRIGLRDENRNVILLDWRAPQAEPFYQATALNPQGMVRRRHIQSRLRKVVSVEDELLTSDAEATENLNLTGEGALMASLGSARQGHMSDIVATIQVEQDRIIRADSTGVLVVQGGPGTGKTAVALHRAAYLLYAHRKRLSRSGVLILGPSTGFLSYISRVLPSLGESDVVSSTVSDLLPGITPTREDTPAAADVKGRTVWAAIAKRAVNYLRRPLKKPVTIRVNSHNIRLTPDMVAAGQARARRHGGPHNAAREAYARTVVEELVQEYLTVTDTENQDWLLADIASNEKVRREVNLRWLPASPTWLLEHLYAHPNLLAELAPELSGSERALLARPRGEGFTSADIPILDELAELLGDAPIQEQIEDTLEAYTQATLSGMDLGGGIVTAKMLADRQRQATASHLPLAERAAADRTWAYGHVVVDEAQELSPLAWRMVARRVPSRSLTIVGDLDQRSQGAPEGGWRELLGPLASHLTEEVLTISYRTPATVLDEAEAAMNRRDIKLHHPVNAVREVENSLRTAPLETAIEEELEFLNSEFGPGQGLIAVISNAPPHIDHPQVHTMTPRESKGLEFDSVIIHGTIEEPGDLYVAMTRPTQHLILTPGTEI; translated from the coding sequence ATGGACGCATTATCTGAGGAGCAGGGGTACGTCGATCAGGCGTATGCACGTCTCGACTCCCTAGCGGCAGGATACTCCCGCAAACTCACCGAAATACGGGCCCAGGGTGGGCGTGGAAACCCCGAGGAACTGTTCCAGAGGGACTCGTTCGCGGCCGACTACGAGGACCATTTGGCCCGCCTCTCGCACGTCGAACACCAGCTCGTTCTCGGCCGACTCGACGCCGAAACCGGTGAAGTGGAGCATATTGGGCGCATCGGACTGCGTGATGAGAATCGCAATGTGATTCTTCTCGACTGGAGGGCTCCGCAGGCGGAGCCCTTCTATCAGGCAACCGCACTCAACCCTCAGGGCATGGTGCGCAGGCGCCACATTCAGTCCCGGCTCCGCAAAGTTGTTTCCGTTGAAGATGAGCTCCTGACCTCCGACGCCGAGGCGACGGAAAACCTGAACCTCACGGGCGAGGGCGCCCTCATGGCCTCTCTCGGCTCTGCCCGTCAGGGCCACATGAGCGACATCGTTGCCACGATCCAGGTCGAACAGGACAGGATCATTCGCGCTGACTCCACCGGTGTCCTCGTCGTCCAGGGCGGTCCCGGCACCGGCAAGACAGCCGTGGCCCTCCACCGCGCCGCCTATCTCCTGTATGCACACCGCAAGCGACTCTCCCGTTCCGGTGTTCTTATTCTGGGCCCCAGCACGGGCTTCCTCTCCTACATTTCCCGCGTCCTCCCCTCGCTCGGCGAGTCCGACGTCGTCTCGTCAACGGTCTCCGATCTCCTTCCCGGAATTACCCCAACCCGCGAAGACACCCCCGCAGCCGCCGACGTCAAGGGCAGAACGGTGTGGGCCGCGATCGCCAAGCGAGCAGTCAACTACCTGCGCAGGCCGCTCAAGAAACCGGTCACGATCAGGGTCAACTCCCACAACATCCGGCTCACCCCGGACATGGTGGCCGCGGGGCAGGCTCGGGCGCGCCGCCACGGCGGACCACACAACGCCGCCCGCGAAGCGTATGCTCGCACGGTCGTTGAAGAACTCGTCCAGGAATACCTCACGGTCACCGACACCGAGAACCAGGACTGGCTGCTCGCCGACATTGCTTCAAACGAAAAGGTGCGCCGCGAAGTCAACCTCCGGTGGCTGCCCGCTTCCCCCACGTGGCTTCTCGAGCACCTCTACGCACACCCCAACCTTCTAGCCGAACTTGCGCCGGAACTCTCGGGCAGCGAGCGCGCACTCCTCGCTCGTCCGCGCGGCGAAGGCTTCACCTCGGCGGACATCCCGATCCTCGACGAACTTGCCGAACTACTCGGCGATGCACCCATCCAAGAGCAGATCGAGGACACGCTCGAGGCATACACGCAGGCAACCCTGTCCGGCATGGATCTAGGCGGCGGTATCGTCACCGCGAAAATGCTTGCCGACAGGCAGCGCCAGGCAACCGCATCGCACCTGCCCCTGGCGGAACGTGCCGCGGCGGACCGCACGTGGGCCTACGGCCACGTCGTGGTCGACGAAGCGCAGGAACTGTCTCCGCTCGCGTGGCGCATGGTGGCACGGAGGGTGCCCTCACGTTCACTCACGATCGTCGGCGACCTCGACCAGCGTTCCCAGGGCGCCCCGGAAGGTGGCTGGCGCGAGCTTCTCGGCCCACTAGCATCGCACCTGACCGAGGAGGTCCTGACGATCTCCTACCGCACGCCCGCCACCGTTCTCGACGAGGCCGAAGCCGCAATGAACCGGCGCGACATCAAGCTCCACCACCCCGTGAATGCCGTGCGAGAGGTCGAGAATTCACTGCGCACCGCACCGCTGGAGACCGCAATCGAGGAGGAACTTGAGTTCCTCAACAGCGAGTTTGGGCCGGGCCAAGGACTCATTGCCGTGATCTCGAACGCCCCACCCCACATCGACCACCCGCAGGTGCACACCATGACGCCACGCGAGTCGAAGGGCCTGGAGTTCGATTCCGTCATCATCCATGGGACGATCGAGGAGCCGGGCGATCTCTACGTCGCCATGACCAGACCAACCCAGCACCTCATCCTTACCCCAGGAACGGAAATCTGA
- a CDS encoding PAC2 family protein: MTDLLEFTSDPDETPQQITTLICAVGGGPFDAGGISGAIGQSIGEGELIASFDPDLIFDFRSERPLITFENGAMTRMTDPRLDVHIVEDIEGEKLLLLRGNEPDLRWHSLAEGVLQLATQFGVERFYALGGLPSGIPHTRPVDLLIRGYRKSQPDQESSYIQSVNFSEFLVYTLGAAGIDTSSVLARVPFYLVNSVYAAAAGAVATYVADDSGLALPVGDLERVAQTESDQIEAAYGEQEDFHNLVTSLEQEYDTEGPNTGFIIPSDGTTEIPTADELGEAAEQFLARRSTRPKRKRGRHAKRDDE; this comes from the coding sequence ATGACGGACCTGCTGGAATTCACATCAGATCCTGACGAAACTCCACAGCAGATCACGACATTGATCTGCGCGGTGGGCGGTGGACCCTTCGACGCAGGAGGGATCTCCGGTGCCATTGGACAGAGCATCGGGGAAGGGGAGCTCATTGCTTCTTTCGACCCCGATCTGATCTTCGACTTCCGTTCCGAACGCCCGCTTATCACCTTTGAAAACGGTGCGATGACGAGGATGACGGACCCGCGGCTCGACGTGCACATCGTCGAGGACATCGAAGGGGAGAAGCTGCTTCTGCTGCGCGGCAACGAGCCGGACCTGCGCTGGCACTCCCTGGCCGAAGGCGTTCTTCAGCTTGCCACCCAGTTCGGTGTGGAAAGGTTCTACGCCCTTGGCGGACTACCGTCGGGGATCCCGCACACGCGCCCCGTTGACCTCCTGATCCGCGGCTACCGCAAGTCCCAGCCCGACCAGGAATCCTCCTACATTCAGTCCGTGAACTTCTCCGAGTTCCTCGTCTACACCCTCGGTGCCGCTGGCATCGACACGTCCTCGGTTCTGGCCCGCGTTCCGTTCTACCTCGTGAACTCGGTCTACGCGGCGGCAGCCGGAGCGGTTGCCACGTACGTGGCCGACGACTCGGGGCTTGCCCTGCCGGTCGGTGACCTTGAGCGCGTCGCCCAAACCGAGTCCGACCAGATCGAGGCCGCCTACGGAGAACAGGAAGACTTCCACAACCTCGTGACGTCCCTCGAGCAGGAGTACGACACCGAAGGACCCAACACCGGGTTCATTATTCCTTCCGACGGCACGACAGAAATTCCGACCGCTGACGAACTGGGAGAGGCGGCGGAGCAGTTCCTTGCTCGCCGCAGCACTCGTCCCAAGCGCAAGCGAGGAAGGCACGCCAAGCGCGACGACGAATGA
- a CDS encoding MFS transporter yields MSDPARVLLDRFGSRPIIVGGAIILALGQGWLAFAGTYGSALVARVLIGLGDATAYTSVIRLIPQWFPAQKVPLYTQLTSILGQLGQVVSSLPFAMALAHFGWESAFVGLGVAGGIVGLTAAVFIREKETFVRNAEKGGASAFTHPGVWQGFWAHFALGFSSHVFLLLWGVPFMTVNGIDQAVASAVLIVFSISGIIAGPLVARLTSRHPLRREWSVVGIMLVLAGSWAYILTRDRPVEIWEFSVLLFVIALAGSGSTMGFDYARTSVPLSKLGSANGLVNQGAFTAALLVSYVIGVILDARAPDGDYTAMDFRVALSAQFVIILIGLIGFLALGPASNRRYEQHLGMTIEPARVAIERIVRERRADFPRFNELLRLEKGVAGPSSTVPPTRPTDSDGKPARDSASTSYRAATTDQREDPANGSVEAPATDPERNSLPEAGGQSSSEQVDGFPAERAERSSPMPEEGPGDRATDSSPEGDSPEKP; encoded by the coding sequence TTGTCAGATCCCGCTCGGGTGCTCCTGGACCGCTTCGGGTCCCGCCCCATCATCGTTGGTGGAGCTATCATTCTGGCGCTCGGCCAGGGTTGGCTTGCCTTCGCCGGAACCTACGGATCGGCGCTCGTTGCCCGCGTTCTGATTGGACTCGGCGATGCCACCGCCTACACCTCCGTGATCCGACTCATCCCGCAATGGTTCCCCGCCCAGAAGGTCCCCCTCTATACGCAGCTCACGTCGATTCTTGGCCAACTCGGGCAGGTTGTCTCCTCCCTGCCGTTTGCCATGGCACTCGCACACTTTGGCTGGGAATCAGCATTTGTGGGTCTCGGTGTTGCCGGCGGCATCGTCGGGCTCACTGCCGCGGTCTTCATTCGGGAAAAGGAAACGTTCGTCCGTAACGCCGAGAAGGGCGGCGCGAGTGCATTCACCCATCCCGGTGTCTGGCAGGGCTTCTGGGCTCACTTCGCACTCGGATTCTCCTCACACGTTTTCCTGCTCCTGTGGGGCGTGCCGTTTATGACGGTCAACGGAATCGACCAGGCCGTCGCCTCCGCCGTCCTCATCGTCTTCTCAATCTCCGGCATTATTGCCGGACCTCTCGTGGCGAGACTGACATCCAGGCATCCGCTGCGTCGGGAATGGTCGGTTGTCGGCATCATGCTTGTGCTCGCGGGATCCTGGGCCTACATCCTGACTCGCGACCGACCCGTCGAGATCTGGGAGTTCTCCGTCCTCCTGTTCGTCATTGCACTCGCAGGATCCGGCTCCACCATGGGCTTCGACTATGCTCGAACGTCCGTTCCACTCAGCAAGCTGGGCTCCGCAAATGGTCTCGTCAACCAGGGTGCCTTTACGGCAGCTCTCCTCGTCTCCTACGTCATCGGCGTCATCCTTGACGCTCGCGCCCCGGACGGCGACTACACGGCCATGGACTTCCGTGTTGCCCTGTCCGCCCAGTTCGTCATTATCCTTATCGGGCTTATCGGCTTCCTCGCTCTCGGACCAGCGTCAAACAGGCGATACGAACAGCACCTGGGCATGACAATCGAGCCGGCACGGGTTGCCATCGAACGCATCGTCAGAGAACGACGAGCCGACTTCCCGCGCTTCAATGAGCTCCTGCGCCTGGAAAAGGGCGTGGCGGGCCCGTCAAGTACCGTACCTCCCACGCGTCCCACCGATAGCGACGGAAAACCGGCTCGTGACAGCGCGAGTACGTCGTATCGAGCCGCGACCACGGACCAGCGCGAAGATCCTGCCAATGGTTCGGTTGAAGCCCCTGCGACGGATCCGGAACGAAATTCGTTACCGGAGGCGGGCGGGCAATCGTCTTCCGAGCAAGTAGATGGTTTCCCCGCTGAGCGAGCGGAGCGTTCCTCACCCATGCCGGAGGAAGGCCCTGGCGATCGGGCGACTGATTCCTCACCCGAGGGCGATTCACCGGAAAAGCCCTGA
- a CDS encoding spermidine synthase has translation MEEMTSMSVASIGVDPDRPSLLTLYLDGLPSSALDLTDPEHLEFEYMQHMRIMVEAKRPRGTRIKALHIGGAGCALPRALDSSHPNSRQLAIEVDEILATKVREWFPLPRSPLLRIRAAEGRQTLQQQAGRNWDIIVRDAFAGGTVPYQLMTYEAAVDARNALAPDGAYLLNLSRHDKPEIATILAVFPHVVVITDPAIWAGRRYGNITLGASMTPWQDMHREVFRLPLPARIYSDLTPSAAPFHDLPEDFTPTHRSIVAGPE, from the coding sequence ATGGAAGAAATGACATCGATGAGCGTGGCCAGCATTGGGGTCGATCCCGATCGACCCTCTCTGTTAACACTCTATCTGGATGGTCTGCCTTCGTCAGCGCTGGATCTGACCGATCCCGAGCATCTCGAGTTCGAGTACATGCAGCACATGAGGATCATGGTGGAAGCAAAGCGGCCTCGAGGTACGCGAATAAAGGCTCTCCACATCGGCGGCGCGGGGTGCGCACTGCCGCGAGCTCTCGATTCTTCCCACCCGAACTCCCGACAGCTCGCCATCGAGGTCGACGAAATTCTTGCCACAAAGGTCCGCGAATGGTTCCCGCTCCCCCGCTCACCGCTCCTGAGAATTCGGGCCGCCGAGGGACGACAGACCCTGCAGCAGCAGGCCGGACGCAACTGGGACATCATCGTGCGTGATGCCTTCGCGGGAGGCACCGTCCCCTACCAGCTCATGACCTACGAGGCCGCGGTCGACGCGCGAAATGCTCTTGCTCCCGACGGCGCTTACCTGCTTAACCTGTCCCGGCACGACAAGCCGGAGATCGCAACAATTCTTGCGGTCTTCCCGCACGTCGTTGTTATCACCGACCCGGCCATCTGGGCCGGACGCCGCTACGGAAACATCACGCTTGGCGCATCCATGACGCCATGGCAGGACATGCACAGGGAAGTTTTCCGACTACCGCTCCCGGCCCGGATCTACTCCGATCTCACGCCCTCAGCCGCTCCGTTCCATGACCTACCGGAAGACTTCACCCCGACGCACCGATCGATAGTAGCTGGCCCGGAGTAG
- the dinB gene encoding DNA polymerase IV: MSRAPRSQAARRMRGGDDSQTPILHVDMDAFFVEVELLERPHLRGLPVAVGGAERGVVTSASYEARAFGVNSAMPVGQAKRLCPNLIMIPVRHGIYSTVSRRVMEILGEFTPLLEQISVDEAFLDVSGDRKHSPVQIAQEIRRRVREQEGVPASVGIAATKHVAKIASAHAKPDGFLLVPKGQTQAFLDDLPLEAIWGVGEATRTRLRQRGINSIADVRELSRDDFSRMLGKSGVNLWELANGIDPRQVVTTRVEKSIGKEETYFELLTDRSEVEARMLDQSHACAGRLRDRGFVAWRVSIKVRDASFTTITRSHTLPTPTNLASEIYRVAASLLEMPKDGVRLIGVRVENLEEGESSQATLEDDGRVEQAERALDTIRKRFGTGVVGPGTLLSPKGDERV, encoded by the coding sequence ATGTCTCGGGCTCCCAGATCCCAGGCGGCTCGCCGCATGAGAGGCGGAGACGACTCTCAAACGCCGATCCTCCACGTCGACATGGATGCTTTCTTCGTCGAGGTGGAACTTCTGGAAAGGCCCCATCTGCGCGGACTTCCCGTTGCGGTTGGCGGTGCAGAGCGCGGTGTCGTCACGTCCGCGTCCTACGAGGCGCGCGCCTTCGGTGTGAATTCGGCTATGCCCGTGGGGCAGGCAAAGCGGCTGTGCCCGAACCTCATCATGATCCCCGTGCGGCACGGAATCTATTCGACCGTGTCCCGCAGGGTCATGGAGATCCTGGGAGAATTTACTCCGCTCCTTGAGCAGATCTCGGTCGACGAAGCGTTTCTCGACGTGTCGGGGGACCGCAAACACTCTCCCGTTCAGATTGCGCAAGAGATTCGCCGCCGGGTCCGCGAGCAGGAGGGCGTGCCCGCCTCCGTTGGGATCGCCGCAACAAAGCACGTGGCGAAGATTGCTTCCGCTCACGCGAAACCCGATGGTTTCCTGCTGGTTCCGAAAGGGCAGACGCAGGCGTTCTTGGATGATCTTCCGCTGGAAGCGATATGGGGAGTGGGAGAAGCGACCCGGACGAGGCTCCGTCAGCGGGGAATTAACTCCATTGCCGACGTTAGGGAACTGTCCCGCGATGACTTTTCGCGGATGCTGGGTAAGTCCGGTGTGAATCTCTGGGAGCTTGCCAACGGAATTGACCCCCGGCAGGTTGTCACAACCCGGGTGGAGAAATCGATCGGTAAGGAAGAAACCTACTTTGAGCTGTTAACCGACCGCTCCGAAGTTGAAGCCAGGATGCTTGACCAGTCTCACGCCTGCGCCGGAAGGCTGCGAGACCGGGGTTTTGTGGCGTGGCGGGTCAGCATCAAGGTGCGGGATGCCTCGTTTACGACCATCACCCGCTCGCACACCCTTCCCACCCCCACGAACCTCGCATCGGAGATTTACCGAGTCGCTGCTTCGCTGTTGGAGATGCCCAAAGATGGGGTGCGGCTCATCGGCGTTCGCGTGGAAAACCTTGAGGAGGGGGAGAGCTCCCAGGCGACCCTGGAAGACGATGGGCGAGTGGAACAAGCTGAAAGAGCCCTGGATACTATCCGGAAGCGGTTTGGCACAGGGGTAGTGGGACCCGGCACTCTGCTATCACCTAAGGGTGATGAGCGGGTATGA
- a CDS encoding DUF3040 domain-containing protein, whose product MALSEYEQKMLEQLEEQLRDEDPKLAESFQPVRQVSLKRLVLGLFIVVAGLGILVAAVAFSMSWVGIIGFVVMLGGALYIFSGPIGVSSGPKVSAGAQASSTKESFMARQQEMWERRRDQDGR is encoded by the coding sequence ATGGCGCTGTCAGAATATGAGCAGAAGATGCTCGAACAGCTCGAAGAACAGCTGAGGGATGAAGATCCCAAGCTTGCCGAGTCATTCCAGCCTGTTCGCCAGGTGTCCCTCAAGAGACTCGTTCTCGGTCTCTTCATTGTCGTTGCCGGCCTCGGCATTCTCGTTGCCGCGGTCGCTTTCTCCATGAGCTGGGTCGGAATCATTGGATTCGTTGTCATGCTCGGTGGAGCCCTCTACATCTTCTCCGGCCCGATCGGCGTATCGTCCGGACCTAAGGTCAGCGCGGGAGCACAGGCTTCCAGCACCAAGGAATCTTTCATGGCGCGCCAGCAAGAAATGTGGGAGCGCCGCAGGGACCAGGACGGCAGGTAG
- the mraZ gene encoding division/cell wall cluster transcriptional repressor MraZ: MFLGTFEPKLDDKGRLILPAKYRDQLADGMVITRGQERCLYVFEVDEFMQMQEQARKAPLSNKEARNYLRVFLSGAVDQEPDRQGRISIPANLRAYAGLDRDLAVIGAGNRVEIWDLAAWNTFLEEQEAAFADRDDEIIPGLL; the protein is encoded by the coding sequence ATGTTCCTAGGGACCTTCGAGCCGAAGCTCGACGACAAGGGACGACTGATTCTGCCTGCCAAGTACCGCGACCAGCTCGCGGACGGAATGGTTATCACCCGCGGCCAAGAACGCTGCCTCTACGTGTTCGAAGTCGACGAGTTCATGCAGATGCAGGAGCAGGCCCGGAAGGCACCGCTCTCGAACAAGGAGGCGCGCAACTACCTGCGCGTGTTCCTCTCGGGAGCTGTCGACCAGGAACCTGACCGGCAGGGACGGATCTCCATCCCCGCCAACCTGCGGGCGTATGCGGGACTTGACCGGGACCTCGCCGTCATTGGCGCGGGCAACCGGGTTGAGATCTGGGACCTCGCCGCCTGGAACACGTTCCTGGAAGAGCAGGAAGCTGCGTTCGCGGACCGAGATGACGAGATCATCCCGGGACTCTTGTAG
- the rsmH gene encoding 16S rRNA (cytosine(1402)-N(4))-methyltransferase RsmH, with protein MSAADLHVPVLLDTCMDLLAPALSESSLFIDATLGMGGHTEAALTRFPHIQAVGIDRDPAAIALASERLAPFRDRFTAEHVEYDSMDEVVAKHGKPMGILMDLGVSSLQLDDASRGFAYAQDAPLDMRMDTSQVQTAQELISTSSHGELARIISVYGEERFAGKIASKIMNHPDRHNLTTSQLADLVKEAIPAAARRTGGNPAKRTFQALRIAVNDEMVILERAIPMAMDCLEVGGRLVVESYHSLEDRIVKKAMQAGSTSSTPLDLPVDIDKPPFKLLTPKAIQADDKERLANPRSASVRVRACEKLSEGRRS; from the coding sequence ATGAGCGCAGCGGATCTGCATGTACCCGTCCTACTGGACACCTGCATGGACCTACTCGCCCCCGCACTTTCCGAATCATCCCTTTTCATTGATGCGACCCTCGGTATGGGAGGCCACACCGAAGCTGCTCTCACCCGCTTTCCACACATCCAGGCCGTCGGTATCGACCGCGACCCGGCAGCAATCGCCCTTGCCTCCGAGCGGCTCGCGCCGTTTCGAGACCGGTTCACGGCCGAGCATGTTGAATATGACTCGATGGACGAGGTCGTTGCCAAGCACGGCAAGCCGATGGGAATCCTCATGGATCTCGGAGTGTCCTCACTCCAGCTCGATGACGCGAGCCGCGGCTTCGCCTATGCGCAGGATGCGCCACTCGACATGAGGATGGATACCTCCCAGGTGCAGACTGCCCAGGAGCTGATCTCCACCTCCTCACACGGTGAGCTTGCTCGGATCATCTCGGTCTACGGCGAGGAACGCTTCGCGGGAAAGATCGCCTCGAAGATCATGAACCATCCCGACCGGCACAACCTGACGACGAGTCAGCTTGCCGATCTCGTGAAGGAAGCGATCCCGGCAGCGGCCCGCCGCACGGGAGGCAACCCCGCAAAGAGGACGTTCCAGGCCCTGCGGATCGCGGTCAACGACGAGATGGTGATCCTGGAGCGGGCGATCCCGATGGCAATGGATTGCCTCGAAGTCGGCGGCCGCCTTGTTGTGGAGTCCTATCACTCGCTCGAGGATCGGATCGTCAAGAAGGCTATGCAGGCGGGATCGACCTCCAGCACGCCCCTCGACCTTCCCGTTGACATCGACAAGCCCCCGTTCAAACTTCTTACCCCCAAGGCCATTCAGGCAGACGACAAAGAAAGACTGGCAAACCCGCGCTCCGCCTCGGTACGCGTGCGAGCCTGCGAGAAACTCAGCGAAGGACGACGTTCATGA